TCCTCGTTGCCCGCCGCGGCGATCTGGAGCGAACCCTTGCTCTCCGCGTACTCCTGGGCGCGCTTGACGCCCTCGATGATGGCGGCCTGGTCGATGTTGTCCGGGCAGTTGAACTGCCACGGGTCCGTGTAGTAGCTGTTGTTGGTGACCTTGAATCCGTGGTCACCGGCCCACACGAAACCGCAGATGGTGTTCTCGGCGAAGAAGAACGACTTGCCGGGCTCGGCGACCCGGACCGCGGAGATCTTCACGCCCGGGGCCACACCGACGACGCCCTTGCCGTTCTTGGCGGCGGCGATGGTGCCGGCGACGTGCGTGCCGTGGGTGTCCACGTCACGCCAGGCGCCCGTGCGGGTGTCGGGCTTGCCGTAGGCGCAGGAGACCGAGTCGGCCGCGTTGAAGTTCGGGGCCAGGTCCTGGTGCTGGTCGTCCACACCGGTGTCCAGGATGCCGACCTTCACGGAGGACGAGCCGGGGTTGACGGCCCAGGCCTGGTCCGCCTTGATCTGACTCATGTCCGCGCGGACCGGCTCGCCCGCGGGGGTCGTGGACTGCGCCGGGTTGGCGGGCAGCGCCGGGTTGTAGGCGTCGGCCGGAACGTCCGAGGTACGGGTGGCGCCGACCTGCTGGACCCCGCTGACCCCGCGCATGGTGGACGCGAAGGAGGCGGAGGCGGAGTGGGCGACGATCACGCCGATGGCGTCGAAGTTCGAGAACACCGTGCCGCCGTTGGCCGCGACGGCCGAGCGGACGGCCGAGCTGTCACCGGGAGCCGTGATCACGAGGTAGGCACGGGTGCCGGCAACCCAGGTCGCACTCTGGGAAGCCGGGGCCGCGGCCCGGGAAGCCGGGGCGGGGGCCCCGGAGGAGGTCACGGGGGCGGTGCCGGCGAGCGCGGCGGGTGCCCCGAGGGTCAGTGCGGCGCCGAGGGCGGCGGCCAGCACGAGGGTACGTCGAGGTCGGCTGGATATGTGGGGTATCAATGCGTCCTCCGATGGGCCCGGTGGTGCTGGTGGTGCCTACCGGGCCGTACGAAACAAGTGGTGGACGCAAGATGTCAGACGCGTGCCCCGATATGGAAGTACCTTTTACCGCACGCCAGTTCTCGGAAGGTTGGCTGAAAAACGCCCTTGCCTCCGGGGTGTCGGTACCGGCCGGGCTGGGCACCGTGGGGGGAGAGCCCTGCCCGGCCGGTCCGGCGCGCGTACCGGCCCGTGCCGCTCTAGGCCGGTACGCCGTCTTTGTCCCCGGGGGTCTGTCCGGGCATCGGGGCGGACCGTGCGTCGTCGCGCCCGCCGCCGTCCCGGGCCTCGCCGTCCCCGGCCCCGCCGTGTCCGGACTCGCCGTCCCCGGCCCCGCCGTGTCCGTCGTCGGTCAGGCTCGCTTCGTCGAACGGCAGCCGCCCCGCGAGGACTTCGGCGGCCCGGCCGTGGTCGAACTCCTTCGTCCACGTCCCGATCAGTACGGTCGCCACCGCGTTCCCCGCGAAGTTCGTGAGCGCCCGTGCCTCGCTCATGAACCGGTCGATGCCCACGATCAGGCCGACGCCGTCGACGAGTTCGGGCCGGTGCGACTGGAGGCCGCCGGCCAGCGTGGCCAGGCCCGCGCCGGTCACCCCAGCGGCGCCCTTCGAAGCGATGATCATGAACAGCAGCAGCGAGATCTGCTCGCCCAGCGCCAGCGGCTTGCCCATCGCCTCGGCGATGAAGAGCGAGGACATCGTCAGGTAGATCGCGGTGCCGTCCAGGTTGAAGGAGTAGCCCGTCGGCACCGTGATCCCGACCACCGGCCGGGACACGCCCAGGTGCTCCATCTTCGCGATCAGCCGCGGCAGCGCCGACTCGGAGGAGGAGGTGGACAGGATCAGCAGGAACTCGCGCCCCAGGTAGCGCAGCAGCGCGAAGACGTTGACGCCCGTACACACCCGCAGCAGGGTGCCCAGGACCACGATCACGAAGAGCAGGCAGGTCGTGTAGAACCCGATCATGATGACCGCGAGGGACTTCAGCGCGTCGATGCCGGTCGCGCCGACCACCGCCGCCATCGCCCCGAACGCGCCCACCGGCGCCGCCCACATGATCATCGCGAGCACCCGGAAGACCAGCTTCTGTACGTGCCCGATCCCGCGCAGCACGGGCTCGCCCGCCGTCCCCAGGGCCTGCAGGGCGAACCCGCACAGCAGCGCCACCAGCAGCGTCTGGAGCACCTCGCCGCCGGTGAAGGCCGACACCAGCGTCTTCGGGATGATCCCGAGCAGGAAGTCCGCGGTGCTCTGCGCCCCGCCCGCCTTCGCCTGGGCCTCGCCCGCGCCCCGCACCGCCTCGGTCAGGTGCAGTCCGCTGCCCGGCTCCAGCAGATTGCCCACGAGCAGCCCGATGGCGAGCGCGACCGTGGACATCACCATGAAGTAGCCGAGCGCCAGCCCGCCCACCGCACCCACCTTGGCGGCCTTGCGCACCGAACCGACGCCCAGCACGATCGTGCAGAAGATGATGGGCGAGATCATCATTTTGATGAGGTTCACGAAGCCCGTGCCCAGGGGCTTCAGCTCGACGGCCGTACCGGGCGCGGCCAGGCCCGTCGCGATGCCGAGCAGCACCGCGATGATCACCGCGATGTAGAGATAGTGGGTCTTGTCGCGCTTGGCGGCCACGTCGCCTCCTGAAGATGAATACGTCCCGCGCCGACCATGGCCCACCCTGTGACCCCGGTCACCCTTGCGTTCATTGAGTTCACGGCCGGGTGCACACTGAGCGTCATGTTCCGTTTCCCCCGTCCGCGCAGCCTCGCGGGCCAGCTCTTCGCCATGCAGGTGGTGCTGGTCGCCGTGGTCGTCGCGGGATGCGCGGTCTTCGCCTACGCCACCGCGCGCCGTCAGGCCGAGGACGCGGCCGGCCGCCAGGCGGGCGCCGCGGCCCGGGCGGTGGCCGACTCGCCCTCCGTCCGGGAGGCGGTCGGCGGACCCGACCCCTCCGCCGCGCTCCAGCCCTACGCGGAGCGGGTGCGCAGCGACACCGGCGTGGACTTCGTGACGATCATGGCCCCGGACGGCCGCCGCTGGACCCACCCCGACCCGCGCCGGATCGGCGAGCGCTTCCTCGGGAACACCGCCCCCGCGCTGCGCGGCGAGACCTTCAGCGAGACCTACACCGGCACCCTCGGCCCCTCGATCCGGGTGGTCACCCCGGTCACCGACCACGGCCGGGTGACCGCCCTGGTCAGCGCCGGGATCACGGTCCGCGCCATCAGCGACCGGCTCGGCGGGCAGCTGGCCGCGCTGCTCTGGGTCGCGGCGGGCGCGCTCGCGCTCGGCGGCGCGGGAACGTACGTCGTCAACGCCCGGCTGCGCCGGCACACCCACGGGATGAACGCGGCCGAACTGAGCCGGATGCACGACTACCACCAGGCGGCGCTGCACGCCGTCCGCGAGGGCCTGCTGATGCTCGACGGACAGCGCAGGGTCACCCTCATCAATGACGCGGGCCGCGAACTGCTCGGCCTGCGCGGAGAGGTGCGCGGCCGGGCCGTGGACGGGCTGGGCCTGCCCGCACCGCTCACCGGCGCCCTCCTCGCCGACCGGCCCCGGGTGGACGAGGTGCACCTGAGCGCCGACCGGGTCCTGGTCGTCAACAGCTCACCGGTGGCGGGCGGCGGCCGGCACGGCACCGTCGTCACCCTGCGCGACCACACCGAACTCCAGTCGCTGACCGGGGAACTGGACCACGAGCGGGGCTTCACCGAGGCACTGCGCTCACAGGCCCACGAGGCGGCCAACCGGCTGCACACCGTGGTGTCCCTGATCGAACTCGGCCGCGCCGAGGAGGCGGTGGAGTTCGCGACCGCCGAACTGGAGCTGGCCCAGGCCCTCACCGACGAGGTGGTCACCGCCGTCGGCGAGCCCGTCCTGGTCGCCCTGCTGCTGGGCAAGGCGGCCCAGGCGCACGAACGCGGAGTGGAACTCGTGATCACCCCCGACAGCGGGCCGCTGGCCGCGGCCGACGCGGCGCCCCCGGCCCGTGACCTGGTCACGGTGCTGGGCAACCTCATCGACAACGCGGTGGACGCGCTGACGGGCACCCCGGGCGGACGGGTCCGCGTCACCGTCCGCCCCGGCGAAGGGGAACTGCTGCTGCGGGTGGCCGACAACGGGCCCGGGCTGCCCGCCGGAGCCGATGTGTTCCGGCGCGGCTGGTCCGGCAAGGGAGCGGGGCGCGGGCTCGGCCTCGCCCTCGTGCGCCAGGCCGCGCACCGGCACGGCGGCAGCGTGAGCGCCGCCGAAGTGAGCGGCGGGGGCGCGGAGTTCACCGTACGGCTGCCGCTCGCGGCAGGGGCGCGGACATGAGCGGCGAGGACGTGCGCGGCGAGGCGCCGCCGGTGCGGGTGCTGGTGGTCGAGGACGACCCCGTCGCCGCCGCCGCGCACGCGCTCTACGTCGGCCGGGTCCCCGGCTTCACCGCCGTTGCCGCGGTGCACTCCCTCGCGGAGGCGACCCGGGCCCTGGAACGGACCCGGGTCGATCTGCTGCTGCTCGACCTCGGCCTGCCCGACGGCAACGGGCTCCGCTTCGCCCGCGGACTGCGCGCCGCCGGGCACCCGGTGGACGTGATCGTGGTGACCTCGGCCCGGGACCTCGCGGTGGTCCGGGAGAGCGTCTCGCTCGGCGTCGTGCAATACGTGCTCAAGCCCTTCGCCTTCCCGACCCTGCGCGAACGGCTGCTGCGCTACGCCGAGTTCCGCGCCGCCGCCGGAGAGGCCGCGGGCCAGGACGACGTGGACCGGGCACTGGCCGCGCTGCGCCCGCCGCGCCCCGCCGAGCTGCCCAAGGGGCTGAGCGCACCCACCCTGGACCGGCTCGCCGCGCTGCTGCGGGCGGCGCCCGAGGGGCTGACGGCGGCCGGGGCGGCCGAGGCGGCGGGCACCTCCCGGATCACCGCCCGGCGCTACCTGGAGCACCTCGTGGACACCGGCCGGGCCGCCCGCGCGCCCCGGTACGGCCAGGTCGGCCGCCCCGAACTGCACTACCGCTGGACGACTTAGGCGTGGTGAAAGCGGCTCCGGCCGGGTCGTCAGACCCGGGCGGGCTCGGTGTCGAAGGTGTAGAACTTCCGGTGGTCGAGCATGTCCGCCGGGGTCACGTCGTTCCACGGCCGCATCACGTCGTGCAGGTCCACCACGTCCGGGGTGCCCGCGGCGGGCAGGTACGGCGACTGCGGGTGCCTGGCCTGCCACTCGGCCCAGAGCTTGTCGACGTAGGCGTGGTGCATCCAGAACACCGGGTCGTTGGGGGAGACCCCGGTGCCCATTTGGCCGCCCACCCACACGTGCACGCGGTTGTGCAGGTTGGCCCCGCGCCAGCCCTCCAGGTTGTTGCGGAAGCCGTTGGAGGCACTGTTCCAGGGGGCCGTGTCGTAGACCGGCAGGGCGAGCACGGAGTCCACCTCGGCCTTCGTCGGCAGCTCGGTGACGCCGGTGCCGAGCGCGCGGCGCAGGTAATTGCGGCTGTCGACGCGGACGTTGACCGGCCACTTCCCGGCGGCGTAGGCGAAGGGCCCGTCCAGGACCTGGCCGTCGCGCGCCCGGCCGGTGCCGCCGAGGAAGTCGGCGGCCCACAGCGAGGAGCGGGAGGTGCGGTCGGCCGTCCAGTCCCAGTAGGGGAGGGTCACGGCCGGGTCGACTCTGCGCAGGGCCGTCTCGAACTCGATGAGGAAGCGGCGGTGCCACGGCAGGAAGGAGGGGGAGCGGTGGCCCACCCGGTCGCTGCTGTCCGTGTCGGCCATGATGAAGCCGTTGTGGGTGGTGACGAACCGGTCGTAGACGCCGGTGCGCTTGAGTTCCACCAGCGCCGAGGTGAAGGCGCGCTTCTCGTCGGCGGTCAGGGTCGCCTGGTTCTTGCGCACGGCCATCACATGCCGCCCATCGGGACGAGGGGGGCGCCCTGGAGTTCGCGCACCGCGGCGCGGGCCACGGAGGGCAGGTCGGGGAAGGTCTCGTAGTGGTTGACGACGCTGATCCAGCTGGTGTCGGCGTTGCGCATCACGTGCAGTTCGGCGCCGTCTATCCGGACCGTCGGGGTCCCGGGGGAGTGGTGGCCGCCGTGGTGGCCGCCGCCCTGGGCGGGGGTTATCTCGATCCGGCGGCCCTGGTAGACCTCGTCGAGGGCGTCGCCCGTGCGGGGTGTGGGCACGGTCGCGGTGGCGGGGAGGGTGGCCGCGTGCGCGGTGGCGGCGAGGCCGAGGACGGTGAGTGCGCCGGCGGTGGTCCCGAGGGCCCGTCGGCGGGTGATCTGGTTCATGGGACGAAGGATGTTCACCGCGGTGCGGGCCGCCCAACCAGTGGGCCTGGAACAGGACATCTGCGGATAAGTTGTGTGGAAAACCAGATCGGTGATCTTCCCGTCCGAACCGTCTCCAGTGGCCCGAACGGGAAGATCGCCTGTTGAGACGATATGCGACCGCAAGATCTCCTGGCATATGTGACGACTATGTGAAGGGTCACACTGCGGAGTCGACCGGAAGCGGTGGGTCGACCTGACCTTCCGGATCCGCCCCGCCGACGTCCCGCCGGTACGGGGCAGCGCGACCTTATAGTCCCGATATGGCACTTCACGAGATGAAGGACGTACCCTCCGGAGCCGCCCGCACGGGGGACGGCCGCCCGGACATCGGCACAGACTTCGCCACCGACGTGTTCGCGTCCCCGCTCAGCGGCCAGGTACTGCCCAAGTACCGGATGCCGGAGGAGCACTCGCCCACCGAGGTCGTCTACTCCCTGCTCCACAACGAACTGCTGCTCGACGGCAACGCGGCCCAGAACCTGGCCACCTTCTGCACCACCTGGTCGGACGACGGCGCCCGCCGTCTGATGAGCGAGTGCATCGACAAGAACATGATCGACAAGGACGAGTACCCGCAGACCGCCGAGATCGAGGCGCGCTGCGTCAACATCCTCGCCGACCTGTGGAACGCCCCGCCCGGCGGCGCCGCGACCGGCTGCTCCACCACCGGCTCCAGCGAGGCCGCGATGCTCGGCGGGCTCGCCCTCAAATGGCGCTGGCGCGCCCGCCGCCGCGCCGAGGGCAAGCCGGCCGACCGCCCCAACCTGGTCTGCGGACCGGTGCAGATCTGCTGGGAGAAGTTCGCCCGCTACTTCGACGTGGAACTGCGCCAGGTGCCGCTGGAGCCCGGCGCCACCGGCCTGCTCCCCCATCAGCTCGCCACGTACGTCGACGAGAACACCATCGGGGTCGTCGCGATCCTCGGCGTCACCTACACCTGCGACTACGAGCCGGTCGCCGAGATCGCCGCCGCCCTCGACCGGATCCAGGCCGAACACGGCTGGGATGTCCCCGTCCACGTGGACGCGGCCAGCGGCGGCTTCGTCGCCCCCTTCCTGCACCCCGACGTGGTCTGGGACTTCCGCCTCACCCGGGTGGCCTCCGTCAACACCTCCGGCCACAAGTACGGGCTCGCGCCGCTGGGCGTCGGCTGGATCGTCTGGCGCACCGCCGACCTGCTGCCCGAGGAACTCGTCTTCAAGGTGGACTACCTCGGCGGCAACATGCCCACCTTCGCCCTCAACTTCTCCCGCCCCGGCGGCGAGATCATCGCCCAGTACTACCTGTTCCTGCGCCTGGGCCGGGGCGGCTACCGGCGCGTCCAGCAGGCCTGCGCCGACACCGCGGGCTACCTGGCCGGCGAGATCCGCGCCATGGGCCCCTTCACCCTCCTGTACGACGGCCAAGGCGGCCTCCCCGCCGTCTGCTACGCCCTCACCGACCCCGGATCCGCCGGCTTCACCCTCTACGACCTCTCCGACCGGCTGCGGATGCGCGGCTGGCAGGTGCCCTCCTATCCGCTGCCCGCCGACCGGGGCGAGACGGTCGTCCAGCGCGTCCTGATCCGGCACGGGGTGACCCGCGATCAGATCGCCCTGCTGGTCGGCGACCTGCGCAGGGCCGTGGACCACCTGACGAAGGCACCCCCGACCGCCGTGGCCGCCCCGCAGCCGGGCTTCCACCACTGAAGCGTGTCATCAGTGGCGTCCGCCGCCGCGCACGGATGAACTTGGCCGCCGCCCGGCGCGGGCTGCCCCGGTGCCGGGGGCGGCGGACGGACCGTGGGAGGCATGACCCGACTCCGCGTGCCCCGCATCCGCGTGCCCCGACTCCGTGCGACCGCGCTCGCCGCGCTCGCCGCCGCCCTCGTGCTGCCCGGTCCGGCGGCGGCCCCGGCCCTGGCGGGCGGCGGGCCCGGGCCCGGGTCGCCCGGACCCAGGTCCGCCACGCTCCGGGGCATCACCCCGCGGGTGCTGCCCGACCACGGACCGCCGGGCCGGGCCCCCGAGGTGTTCCGGGGCGAGGGCTTCGACGCGTGCGCGGCGCCCTCGGTCGCGGCCATGCGGGCCTGGTGGGACCACTCGCCGTACGGGGCCGTCGGCATCTACACCAGTGGCGGCCAGCGGCACTGTGCCCAGCCGCGGCTCACGGCCGACTGGGTCCGCCGGGTCCAGGCCATGGGCTGGCGGCTGGTCCCGGTCCACATCGGACGCCAGGCGCCCTGCACGTCGTACGCCCACAAGCCGAGCAGGATCGATCCGGCACGGGCGGTCGAACAGGGCCGCGCCGAAGCCGACGAAGCGCTCGCCGGACTCCGGGCGCTGGGCCTCGGCGGCGGCACCCCCGTGTACCTGGACATCGAGGCCTACCACTCCGGCGACCCGCGGTGCGCGCAGGCCGTGGTCGACTTCGCCAGCGGCTGGACCCAGCGCCTGCACCGGGCCGGGCACCGCGCGGGCTACTACTCCAGCCTCGGCTCCGGCCTCGCCGACCTGGCCGCCGCGGCCCGGGCGGGCACCTCGCCGCTGCCGGACGCGGTCTGGTACGCCCGCTGGGACCAGCGGGCGGACACGGCGGACAGCGGCGCCCTGGCCGCCGGGCTGTGGCAGGGCCACCGGCGGATCCACCAGTACCGCGGCAACGTACGGGAGACCCACGGCGGGGTGACCCTCACCATCGACCGCAACCTGATCGACGCCCCGGTCGCCACCCCCGCGGCGCGCTCCGGCGGCTGACCCGCGGTCTGCCTGGTTCGCAGCGGGGGCTCCGGCCGCTCAGGACGACCAGCGCATGCCCAGTTCCGACAGGGCCGCCCGCCGCTCCGGGGTCAGGCCCGCCGCCCGGGAGCGCTGGTTGGCGATCCAGGAGCCCAGCCGCAGCTCCTCCCCGCCGACCGGCTCGACATGGCCGCGCGGCACCCGCAGGTGGCCCTCCCGCTCCCGGAACCGGCGGGCGGCGGCCAGGTTCGCCGCCCACGCGTCGGCGTGCGCCCGGCGCGCCCGGGGGCGTTCGGACTCCTGCGCCGGACCCGTGCCCAGGGTGTGCTCCAGCAGCCAGCGCTGCGCCCCCGTCAGCCGGTCCCAGCCCAGGCGCTGTGCCCGCACCCACAGCCCCAGGTCCTCGCCCTGCACGTGCACCTCCCCGGGGGCCGGCGGCAGGGCGCCGCCCGCCTCCAGCCGGGCACGGGTCAGCCGGTAGGCCCGCTGCCAGGAGATGTCCCAGTCCGGACACCAGCCCGGGTCGATGTCCTCCAGGGCCTGGCGGCGCTCCGCCGACAGCTCCCCGGGGCCCTCGCGCCGGGCCGCGGCACGCTGGTTCTTGACCCAGATGCCGACCGGGTGCCCCTCCCAGGTGGCATCCACCGGCGGCAGCAGGTGCCCGTGCTCGGCGGCCCACGCGCGGGCCGCGGTGAGCCCCTCCTCGAAGGCCACGTCGAAGGCGCTCCACACCATGCCGAGCGCGTCCAGTTCCGCGGTCCGCTGCTTGCCGAGGGTGCCCCGGCGGTACGCGCGCCGCGCGTCCGAGATCCACTGCCCGAGCGGGAACCGGGCGAGCCCGGGCGGCCAGCCCTCCCCGCCCGCGGGCGCCTTGAACCCGAACGGCACCTTCAGGTCCCCGGCCGCGGCGGCGTAGATCCCGGCGGCCGCCAGCCCGCGCCGCCAGTGCTCGTGCTCAGGGTGCAGCACCCGCAACCGGATGAAGGCGGCCAGCAGCGCCGGATCGCGGGGCGTGGAGAAGCTCAGCAGCCCCTCGGGCCCGGTGCCCGCCGGGCCCCCCGCCCCGGCCGTCGCCGAGAGGCCAGGCGACCCGCTGGGCCGCTGCGGCTGGGCCAGTGCTTCCACGAGCCTGCTGTCGTGCGCCCGCAGTGCCTCCAGCAGCCGCGCCAGGCTCCCGTACGCCCGCGAGGTCAGCATCGTCTCCGGGGTCTCGCCCGGCCCCAGCAGCACCGGCACCACCAGCGAGGCGACCTTCCCCTCCCCGGGTCGGATCCGCAGGGCCCGGCCCACGGCCTGGACCAGGTCCGGCATCGAGTCCCGGACATCCGCCCAGAAGACGGAGTCGCACTCCTTGGTGTCGACCCCCTCGCCGAGCACCCGCACACTGCCGAGGAAGGCCTTCTCCGCGATCCGCTCGGCCGCGAAGGCGTCCAGCACCCGCCGCCGGTGCGCCGCCGGATGCTGCCCGCCCAGCCAGTCCGCCCACACCGTGCGGGGGTACACCGGGCGGGGGGTCCGGCTGGTCATCCGCAGCCGCGCGGCCACCGCGGGCAGCCCCGCCGCGAACGCCTCGGCCTCCCTCGTCAGGTGGTGGAAGACCAGGGTCCGCCGGAAGCCCTGATCGGCGGCGGCCTTGACCAGCGCGGTCTGCAGCGCCGCCAGCCGGGCCCCGCGCACCGCGTCCGAGCGCCCCTGCGGCCCCAGCAGCACCGCCGCCTGGAACTGCGGATCGCTGACGTCCACGCACACCACCCGGTACGGCGCGCAGATGCCCCGGTCGATGGCCTCGGACAGCGACAGGGTGTGGCAGCGGGCGCCGAACGGCCCGTCCGGGTCGTCCTCCATCGAGGCGACCAGCACCCCGCCGGGCACCCGGCCGGGGGCGGGGCGGGACTCCGCGGCCCCCGCCGCCTCGTCAGCGCTCTCGGGGTCCTGCCAGATGCGGGGCGTTGCGGTCATGTACAGCCTGCGGACGGCCGGGATCCGGGTGTTGTCGTGCACCACGGCCCAGGGCTTGCCGATCCGTCCGGACGTACGGTGGGCCTCGTCGACCACGATCAGGTCCCAGCCCGGCAGCCCGGCCAGGTGCGCCCGTTCGAGGATGCCGAGGCCGAGCGAGGCGTAGGTGGCGAAGACCGTGACCCGCGGCACCGGACGGCACCACTGCGCGATCCGCTCGGGATCGGTGGTGCTGGGCACGCCCGCCTCCGCCCCGCGCAGCGAGCACACGGCGAGGAAGCGCCCGGTGCGGCCGCCCTCGCGCCAGGCGGTGACGGTCTGCACCAGCAGGTCGAGCGAGGGCACCAGGACCAGCACCCGCCCGGCCCCCAGGGCCTCGGCGGAGCGGACGGCCACCAGCGACTTCCCGGAACCGGTGGCCATGATCACCTGGGTGCGCAGCCCGGCCTCGGGCACCCGCCTTCCCACGGGCAGCTCCAGTGCCCGCACGACGGCGTCGACGGCCTCGCGCTGATGCGGACGCAGGACCTTCCTCGCCATCCGCTGTTCTCCACTCGCCCCGTCTGATCAGCCCATTTGGCTCCAGTCACTATCCTGCCCCGAAATTGAAGCATTCAGTGCCCGCGCGGGGGGTGTCGTCGAGCGGTCCTTGAGCGAACGAGCGGTCCTTGAGTGGACGAGGGGCGCCGTCCGGGTCAGTGGGCGCCGAAGTCCTGGGTCCACCACGGCCCGCCCGCCCCCTGGCGCACGCCCACCCCGATGTCCTTGAAGGAGCAGTTGAGGATGTTCGCGCGGTGCCCCGGGCTCTTCATCCAGGAGTCCATGACCGCCGCGGGCGTCTGCTGGCCCATCGCGATGTTCTCGCCGTACGTCGACCAGCGGTACCCGGCGGCGGTGATCCGCTGCCCCGGGTCGGCCCCGTCGGGGTTGGTGTGCGCGAAGAAGTTCCGGTCCGCCATGTCGTCCGAGTGGTCCTGCGCGGCCGCGCGCAGCTGGGCGTCGTCCTTGAGGGGTCCGCAGCCGGCCGCCGACCGCTCGTTGTTGACCAGCGCGATCACCTGGGCCACGGTCCCCTGCGGCGCGGCGAGCGCCGGGCGCGGAGCCGAGGAACTCGGAGCGGGCTTCGCGCTCCCGCCCCCGCTCGCGGAAGCCGACGCCGAGGCCGAGGAGGAAGCCGAAGCGGAGGCCGAAGCGGAAGCCGACGGAGAGGGCGAGGCGGAAGCCGACGCCGAGGCCGAGGGAGAACCGGAAGCCGAGGCGGACGGCGTGGCCGCCCCGGCCGTGGAGAGCGCGGCCAGCGGCACGCCGGGAGCGGCGGCGGTCGTCCCGCTCTCGCCCGACCCCGGCAGCGCGTCAGCCAGGTACAGCGCCCCACCACCGGCGACACACAGGACGGCCACCCCGCCCGCGATGACCCTGCGGCGCGTGCGGCGCCGCTTGCGGGCGGCACCCCGGCCCGCGTCGCCGCGGGCACCGGCCGCGTGCGCCCCCGGGTCCTGCGCGGCGCCGGACGAGGAGGCGGCGTACGAGAAGGCGACCGGAACCGCGCTCGCCTCGTGGACCGCGGCCAGCACAGCCGCCGAGACCGGGACCAGGGCCAGCCCGGCCAGCAGTCCCTCCGCCGGGACCAGGCCGTTCCACAGGCCCGCGCAGCGCAGGCACTCGCGCGCGTGCCGGGCTATGCGCTTGCGCCACAGCGCGGACGGCCGCCCGTCCCAGCCGCCCGCCACCGCCCGCAGCGCCTCGCAGGGCGGCTGGGC
This is a stretch of genomic DNA from Streptomyces sp. NBC_00536. It encodes these proteins:
- a CDS encoding S8 family peptidase, whose protein sequence is MLAAALGAALTLGAPAALAGTAPVTSSGAPAPASRAAAPASQSATWVAGTRAYLVITAPGDSSAVRSAVAANGGTVFSNFDAIGVIVAHSASASFASTMRGVSGVQQVGATRTSDVPADAYNPALPANPAQSTTPAGEPVRADMSQIKADQAWAVNPGSSSVKVGILDTGVDDQHQDLAPNFNAADSVSCAYGKPDTRTGAWRDVDTHGTHVAGTIAAAKNGKGVVGVAPGVKISAVRVAEPGKSFFFAENTICGFVWAGDHGFKVTNNSYYTDPWQFNCPDNIDQAAIIEGVKRAQEYAESKGSLQIAAAGNEDYDLAHKTTDSASPNDSTPTTRTITNACLDIPTELPGVVTVAANGTGTTKASFSNFGAGVIDVAAPGQDVYSTLPGGKYGTKSGTSMATPHVVGVAALLASANPGITPAQLRDKLATQANDIACPADGRCTGTTANNSFFGEGQVDALKAVGATPPPGKYFENLADFAINDNATVESPITVSGVTGNAPTTLKVGVDIKHTYIGDLKVDLVAPDGSVYTLSNRAGGGTDNIIQTFTVNASADAANGVWKLRVNDNANADTGKIDAWNLTF
- a CDS encoding cation:dicarboxylate symporter family transporter — its product is MAAKRDKTHYLYIAVIIAVLLGIATGLAAPGTAVELKPLGTGFVNLIKMMISPIIFCTIVLGVGSVRKAAKVGAVGGLALGYFMVMSTVALAIGLLVGNLLEPGSGLHLTEAVRGAGEAQAKAGGAQSTADFLLGIIPKTLVSAFTGGEVLQTLLVALLCGFALQALGTAGEPVLRGIGHVQKLVFRVLAMIMWAAPVGAFGAMAAVVGATGIDALKSLAVIMIGFYTTCLLFVIVVLGTLLRVCTGVNVFALLRYLGREFLLILSTSSSESALPRLIAKMEHLGVSRPVVGITVPTGYSFNLDGTAIYLTMSSLFIAEAMGKPLALGEQISLLLFMIIASKGAAGVTGAGLATLAGGLQSHRPELVDGVGLIVGIDRFMSEARALTNFAGNAVATVLIGTWTKEFDHGRAAEVLAGRLPFDEASLTDDGHGGAGDGESGHGGAGDGEARDGGGRDDARSAPMPGQTPGDKDGVPA
- a CDS encoding sensor histidine kinase; the encoded protein is MFRFPRPRSLAGQLFAMQVVLVAVVVAGCAVFAYATARRQAEDAAGRQAGAAARAVADSPSVREAVGGPDPSAALQPYAERVRSDTGVDFVTIMAPDGRRWTHPDPRRIGERFLGNTAPALRGETFSETYTGTLGPSIRVVTPVTDHGRVTALVSAGITVRAISDRLGGQLAALLWVAAGALALGGAGTYVVNARLRRHTHGMNAAELSRMHDYHQAALHAVREGLLMLDGQRRVTLINDAGRELLGLRGEVRGRAVDGLGLPAPLTGALLADRPRVDEVHLSADRVLVVNSSPVAGGGRHGTVVTLRDHTELQSLTGELDHERGFTEALRSQAHEAANRLHTVVSLIELGRAEEAVEFATAELELAQALTDEVVTAVGEPVLVALLLGKAAQAHERGVELVITPDSGPLAAADAAPPARDLVTVLGNLIDNAVDALTGTPGGRVRVTVRPGEGELLLRVADNGPGLPAGADVFRRGWSGKGAGRGLGLALVRQAAHRHGGSVSAAEVSGGGAEFTVRLPLAAGART
- a CDS encoding response regulator codes for the protein MSGEDVRGEAPPVRVLVVEDDPVAAAAHALYVGRVPGFTAVAAVHSLAEATRALERTRVDLLLLDLGLPDGNGLRFARGLRAAGHPVDVIVVTSARDLAVVRESVSLGVVQYVLKPFAFPTLRERLLRYAEFRAAAGEAAGQDDVDRALAALRPPRPAELPKGLSAPTLDRLAALLRAAPEGLTAAGAAEAAGTSRITARRYLEHLVDTGRAARAPRYGQVGRPELHYRWTT
- the melC2 gene encoding tyrosinase MelC2; protein product: MAVRKNQATLTADEKRAFTSALVELKRTGVYDRFVTTHNGFIMADTDSSDRVGHRSPSFLPWHRRFLIEFETALRRVDPAVTLPYWDWTADRTSRSSLWAADFLGGTGRARDGQVLDGPFAYAAGKWPVNVRVDSRNYLRRALGTGVTELPTKAEVDSVLALPVYDTAPWNSASNGFRNNLEGWRGANLHNRVHVWVGGQMGTGVSPNDPVFWMHHAYVDKLWAEWQARHPQSPYLPAAGTPDVVDLHDVMRPWNDVTPADMLDHRKFYTFDTEPARV
- the melC1 gene encoding apotyrosinase chaperone MelC1 translates to MNQITRRRALGTTAGALTVLGLAATAHAATLPATATVPTPRTGDALDEVYQGRRIEITPAQGGGHHGGHHSPGTPTVRIDGAELHVMRNADTSWISVVNHYETFPDLPSVARAAVRELQGAPLVPMGGM
- a CDS encoding glutamate decarboxylase — protein: MALHEMKDVPSGAARTGDGRPDIGTDFATDVFASPLSGQVLPKYRMPEEHSPTEVVYSLLHNELLLDGNAAQNLATFCTTWSDDGARRLMSECIDKNMIDKDEYPQTAEIEARCVNILADLWNAPPGGAATGCSTTGSSEAAMLGGLALKWRWRARRRAEGKPADRPNLVCGPVQICWEKFARYFDVELRQVPLEPGATGLLPHQLATYVDENTIGVVAILGVTYTCDYEPVAEIAAALDRIQAEHGWDVPVHVDAASGGFVAPFLHPDVVWDFRLTRVASVNTSGHKYGLAPLGVGWIVWRTADLLPEELVFKVDYLGGNMPTFALNFSRPGGEIIAQYYLFLRLGRGGYRRVQQACADTAGYLAGEIRAMGPFTLLYDGQGGLPAVCYALTDPGSAGFTLYDLSDRLRMRGWQVPSYPLPADRGETVVQRVLIRHGVTRDQIALLVGDLRRAVDHLTKAPPTAVAAPQPGFHH